A single region of the Carassius gibelio isolate Cgi1373 ecotype wild population from Czech Republic chromosome A14, carGib1.2-hapl.c, whole genome shotgun sequence genome encodes:
- the LOC128027578 gene encoding histone-lysine N-methyltransferase NSD2 isoform X2 has product MLTAVFHAPNTHHVNCTVCTTRLGRSKTCACILSTWILRWSHDNMNQSYKVAGRDGSECRGDPQETKALDSRLSSCGYQSTKRQGDQGSAMHFLNSGYKLSASPFAYNTRESTSNYSPLRRLQDLTTMVNHADMSLQDKDFHRRNKLLMHNPTGGSEFGIGLYHTSNSQGNTDRTSIQDLDKNGFSPVSSDSLEHLPSIPNGILHFESTLFDSGDSKDNDEDEHDRGDAVAPFKDKSKKFKKRNLANTKAPSNHRLDLSKNKHGSCNLVSKNTVKSDPPGSLSHLPVEVMMEDFDSLDDYSDSDCDLPSTVNSASIFNSCLSKRPDSPSDSHSNPSNSPKKKQLPGIKYSAEDVVWAKFNRRPWWPCHVTIDPQIEVHTKMKDPSRRPCRLYFVRMFGEIIDQAWVPAKATFPFEGGHQFEKLPVLRRRGRQKDKDYKYTVPKRLMSSWKASVLEAEAALTQRLNIEPPLTVIRDVHMPITEDKAPNSPACQTSTTQSISSSSLLTNGLHASVKIRGKPGTGRKKKATKKNSSTVKSPVNLTENALSSKPSSNPSTDSYKPSTAAEGHKPDAVDSPYSDIDSVPRILCPKRSEDLPQEDAAKELITKPKKVHPSKKTKKANVDKPVKKTEATSKCTTNRKLKKSTPKEKTLRATNTRQKESSSPGSSDGSFAMHSHYLPASSGLISRALAASEETEEKDLRREPESRSPCAGDEPSFYNKCSSPTNHSELSKHQWQVKTEASEESTDDSNSHTPPNPTLIKFTRIRNEKNGVHKGPRQKGSKSDVNKSSLDSVKIKNESMILDTSSSSIPSPSISPMDAFQDMKELSFRSLVKDECSSGEPSLCADSNYKFSTFLMILKDLHDSREKEGKPLTLPPMSPSSLIREEPSFIPPGEEATNEVLCEKDWKVIADQNSRQGKTSTPNSSKRSKAKPKSSVKKETQKHDGGNNVVSTLKKQNSSVGLDALEKSLPLLGELSNSHHDAVTDVCGKGTISKVAPKKRWQTFESGIGKSTKPKSDPIGLNQDIVKESTELNGVFKDSLEEEATNPDIPDKKDASENKRLRKPSKRLIESSEEYEQIFSTKKKTKKTPESCKTVSWIANTNTDEPSPEQITPDVLSSSPENPSEQATPEEQKEPADNLVSPSTPLSSSCEGPSLTRESCEKKSAPSDRKRPRKTVHKILDSTIEDSVKIPKKEESKQQENSPNQSEVKDLQKQEEPAPSSPCAAASAAQSEDEIRTSSPIQQDTASDSQIQLEGEQCSPSKPQAKESDTNGEDSLISEVFGAGLNDSAFSSRDSLSGDVTGFSTNRKSGEKGGGASLKENVCQVCEKTGELLLCEGQCCGAFHLQCIGLTETPKGRFICQECKTGVHTCFVCKTPDKEVRRCMIPVCGKFYHMECILKYSPTVAQNRGFRCSLHVCLACYITNPANPSISKGRLTRCVRCPVAYHANDYCMAAGSVPLANNSFLCPNHFTPRKGCKNHEHINVSWCFVCSEGGSLLCCESCPAAFHRECLNIDMPQGSWFCNDCRAGKKPHYKDILWVKVGRYRWWPAEVTQPKNVPENIFRLRHEVGEFPVHFFGSKDYVWTYQARCFPYMEGDANNKEKMGKGADAVYKKALNEVAERFRELQAEKEMRQLQEDRKNDKKPPPYKHIKVNRLIGKVQIITADLSEIPRCNCKVSDENPCGIDSECINRMLMYECHPQVCPAGERCQNQCFTKRQYTEVEIFRTLARGWGLRSVSDIKKGAFVNEYVGEVIDEEECRSRIKHAQENNICNFYMLTLDKDRIIDAGPKGNQSRFMNHSCQPNCETQKWTVNGDTRVGLFALEDIPTGVELTFNYNLECLGNGKTVCKCGAPNCSGFLGDRPKNQPSSEDKVRKLKKKVAGKRKSQLEVAKEREDECFYCGDGGQIVSCKKLGCPKVYHADCLNLSKRPAGRWECPWHQCNECGREAASYCEMCPNSYCKQHREGMLFISKLDGKLSCSEHDPCGPDPLEPGEIREYVPGTPILPPLPNMSVSGRIPPTALPPAAPLFIPAPNRHAFQAQRHPYADEVVDNIVFPPSSPSKDIKEEDMSDEGEVVEGVIGDEGEEDLEVVDDDEEMDYRGMGFNDEEEEKASLDEDWGDEFVDDEFEETEDLGEVEEEDRESSWDEFVEGEK; this is encoded by the exons AGGCCTTTATCACACGTCCAATTCGCAAGGAAACACTGACAGGACTTCTATTCAGGATCTGGACAAAAATGGTTTCTCACCAGTAAGCTCTGATAGCTTGGAACATCTTCCATCCATCCCAAATGGAATTTTGCATTTCGAGTCGACCCTGTTTGATAGTGGGGACAGCAAAGATAATGATGAGGACGAGCATGATAGGGGTGATGCGGTGGCACCCTTTAAAGACAAGTCAAAGAAATTCAAGAAACGAAATCTGGCAAACACAAAGGCTCCTAGCAACCACAGGCTGGACCTAAGTAAAAACAAACATGGAAGTTGTAACCTTGTTTCTAAAAATACAGTGAAGTCTGACCCCCCTGGTAGTCTATCACATTTGCCTGTCGAGGTCATGATGGAGGATTTTGACAGTTTGGATGATTATTCAGACAGTGACTGTGATCTGCCCAGCACTGTGAACAGTGCTTCAATTTTCAACTCCTGTCTCTCTAAAAGACCAGATTCACCCAGTGACTCCCATTCAAATCCT TCCAACAGCCCAAAGAAGAAGCAGCTCCCCGGTATAAAGTACTCTGCTGAAGATGTCGTGTGGGCCAAATTCAACCGCAGACCCTGGTGGCCCTGTCATGTAACCATTGACCCACAGATTGAAGTCCACACCAAAATGAAAG ACCCCAGTCGTCGGCCATGCCGTCTCTATTTCGTCAGGATGTTCGGGGAGATCATAGACCAAGCTTGGGTCCCGGCAAAAGCCACTTTTCCTTTTGAAGGAGGTCATCAGTTTGAAAAACTGCCTGTACTTAGACGGAGAGGAAGACAGAAGGACAAAGATTATAAATACACG GTTCCTAAGCGTCTAATGTCCTCATGGAAAGCTAGTGTCTTGGAGGCAGAGGCAGCACTGACCCAGCGGTTAAATATCGAACCTCCATTGACTGTAATTCGGGATGTCCACATGCCTATCACAGAAGACAAGGCACCAAATAGTCCTGCTTGTCAGACATCTACTACACAGTCCATATCATCAAGCTCACTTTTGACCAATGGACTACATGCATCCGTTAAAATCAGAGGAAAACCTGGCACTGGAAGAAAAAAGAAGGCAACTAAGAAGAACAGCTCAACTGTAAAATCTCCCGTGAATCTAACTGAAAATGCTTTATCGTCTAAACCATCCTCAAACCCTTCAACAGACAGCTACAAACCTTCCACAGCTGCTGAAGGGCACAAACCAGATGCCGTAGATAGTCCATATTCAGATATTGACTCTGTCCCAAGGATTCTTTGCCCCAAACGTTCAGAGGACTTGCCGCAGGAGGATGCGGCAAAAGAATTGATCACTAAACCTAAGAAAGTACATCCAAGTAAAAAGACGAAAAAAGCCAACGTGGACAAGCCAGTGAAGAAAACAGAGGCTActtcaaaatgcacaacaaacCGTAAGCTAAAGAAGTCAACGcccaaagaaaaaacacttagGGCTACGAACACCAGACAGAAGGAAAGCAGTTCCCCAGGGTCCTCAGATGGGTCTTTTGCCATGCACTCTCATTATTTGCCTGCCAGCAGTGGCTTAATCTCAAGAGCACTTGCTGCCAGTGAAGAAACCGAGGAGAAAGATTTAAGGCGGGAGCCAGAATCTCGCTCACCATGTGCTGGCGATGAACCCTCTTTTTATAACAAGTGCTCATCCCCCACCAACCATTCTGAGTTGTCAAAACATCAGTGGCAGGTAAAAACAGAGGCCAGTGAAGAGTCCACGGATGACTCGAACTCCCACACCCCCCCAAACCCAACTCTTATTAAGTTTACCAGAATCCGAAATGAGAAAAATGGCGTTCATAAAGGACCTCGACAAAAAGGGTCCAAGTCAGATGTGAATAAATCCTCCCTCGATTCTGTGAAAATCAAAAACGAGAGCATGATTTTAGACACTTCGTCTTCGTCCATCCCATCTCCCTCGATCTCTCCTATGGATGCTTTCCAGGATATGAAGGAGCTTTCTTTCAGGTCTCTTGTCAAAGACGAATGCAGCTCAGGAGAACCTTCGCTCTGTGCGGATTCAAACTACAAATTCAGCACTTTCCTAATGATCCTGAAGGATCTGCACGACAGCCGGGAGAAAGAAGGGAAACCTTTAACCCTCCCTCCTATGTCTCCATCCTCTCTCATCAGGGAAGAACCTTCTTTTATTCCACCTGGAGAAGAAGCAACAAATGAGGTGCTTTGTGAAAAGGACTGGAAGGTAATCGCGGATCAGAACAGTCGGCAGGGAAAGACGTCAACACCAAACAGCTCAAAACGGAGCAAGGCCAAGCCGAAATCATCAGTGAAGAAGGAGACACAAAAACACGATGGTGGGAACAATGTAGTTTCTACGCTGAAAAAGCAGAACTCATCAGTAGGTTTGGATGCACTTGAAAAGAGTTTGCCTCTGCTAGGGGAACTTTCCAACTCTCACCATGATGCTGTTACTGATGTCTGTGGCAAGGGCACCATCTCCAAGGTTGCTCCTAAAAAGCGATGGCAAACTTTTGAGTCTGGTATTGGGAAAAGCACCAAGCCTAAGAGCGATCCGATTGGATTGAATCAAGATATAGTGAAGGAGTCCACGGAGCTAAATGGAGTTTTCAAAGACAGTCTTGAAGAAGAAGCGACTAATCCTGACATCCCTGATAAAAAAGATGCTTCAG AAAACAAAAGGCTCAGGAAACCAAGCAAGAGGCTGATTGAATCCAGTGAAGAATATGAGCAAATCTTTTCCACaaagaagaaaacaaagaaaactccTGAGTCCTGTAAAACG GTATCTTGGATCGCCAACACTAACACTGATGAGCCGTCACCTGAGCAGATCACACCTGATGTTTTAAGCTCTTCACCTGAAAACCCCTCTGAGCAGGCCACACCAGAGGAGCAGAAAGAACCAGCAGATAATCTCGTATCACCTTCAACACCGTTATCCTCATCCTGTGAAGGCCCATCGCTAACCAGAGAGTCATGTGAAAAGAAATCTG CACCCTCGGATAGAAAGAGACCACGTAAGACTGTGCATAAAATTCTAGACTCCACCATTGAGGATTCTGTAAAGATCCCAAAAAAAGAG GAGAGTAAACAACAAGAAAACAGCCCAAATCAATCAGAGGTCAAAGATTTGCAG aaacaggaAGAGCCTGCACCATCAAGCCCGTGTGCTGCTGCATCAG CAGCTCAAAGTGAGGATGAAATAAGAACATCATCCCCAATCCAGCAGGACACAGCCAGTGACTCCCAGATCCAGCTTGAAGGAGAGCAGTGCAGCCCGTCTAAGCCTCAGGCGAAGGAGTCCGACACAAACGGCGAGGACTCCCTGATCTCTGAG GTGTTTGGTGCAGGACTCAATGACAGTGCTTTTTCAAGCAGAGATTCTTTATCAGGTGATGTAACAGGGTTCTCGACCAATAGAAAATCAGGGGAGAAAGGTGGAGGTGCATCATTGAAGGAGAATGTTTGCCAG GTTTGTGAGAAAACGGGTGAACTGCTCCTCTGTGAGGGGCAGTGCTGTGGTGCCTTCCATCTGCAGTGCATCGGCCTCACTGAGACCCCTAAAGGCCGGTTTATCTGCCAAGAGTGCAAGACGG GTGTGCACACATGTTTTGTGTGTAAAACTCCTGACAAGGAGGTCAGGAGGTGTATGATCCCAGTGTGTGGGAAGTTTTATCACATGGAATGCATACTGAAATATTCCCCCACCGTCGCTCAGAACCGCGGCTTCCGCTGCTCCCTCCACGTCTGTCTGGCCTGCTACATCACCAACCCCGCCAACCCTAGCATTTCCAAAG GCCGTTTGACTCGCTGCGTCCGCTGCCCTGTGGCCTACCACGCCAATGACTACTGTATGGCTGCCGGCAGTGTCCCATTGGCTAATAACAGCTTCCTGTGCCCCAACCACTTCACTCCACGCAAAGGGTGCAAAAACCATGAACACATTAATGTCAGCTGGTGTTTTGTGTGTTCTGAAG GAGGAAGTCTGCTCTGCTGTGAATCTTGTCCTGCTGCCTTTCACCGTGAGTGTCTGAACATTGACATGCCCCAGGGAAGCTGGTTCTGTAACGACTGTCGAGCGGGAAAGAAACCCCACTACAAGGACATTCTGTGGGTGAAAGTGGGCCGCTACAG GTGGTGGCCCGCTGAAGTGACTCAACCAAAAAACGTTCCTGAGAACATCTTCCGCTTGAGGCATGAGGTGGGGGAGTTTCCTGTGCACTTCTTTGGCTCCAAAGACTACGTGTGGACATATCAGGCTCGCTGTTTTCCCTACATGGAAGGGGATGCCAACAATAAGGAAAAAATGGGAAAGGGTGCAGATGCAGTCTATAAGAAAG CTTTAAATGAAGTAGCGGAAAGGTTCAGGGAACTGCAGGCGGAGAAGGAGATGAGACAGCTTCAAGAAGACAGGAAGAATGACAAGAAACCTCCGCCATACAAACACATAAAG GTGAACAGACTGATAGGGAAGGTGCAAATCATCACAGCAGATCTGTCTGAGATCCCACGCTGCAACTGCAAAGTCTCGGACGAGAACCCGTGCGGCATTGACTCGGAGTGCATCAACCGCATGCTAATGTACGAGTGTCATCCTCAAGTGTGTCCAGCAGGGGAACGCTGTCAGAACCAATGCTTCACCAAACGCCAGTACACTGAGGTGGAGATCTTCAGGACACTGGCGCGTGGTTGGGGTTTGCGCAGTGTGTCTGACATCAAGAAG GGAGCTTTTGTGAATGAGTATGTTGGAGAGGTCATTGACGAAGAGGAGTGTCGATCCAGGATCAAACATGCACAGGAAAACAATATCTGTAACTTCTACATGCTCACACTGGATAAG GATCGGATAATAGATGCCGGGCCGAAGGGAAACCAGTCGCGTTTTATGAACCACAGCTGCCAGCCGAACTGTGAGACACAGAAGTGGACGGTGAATGGAGACACCAGAGTTGGGCTTTTTGCATTAGAGGACATTCCTACAG GTGTTGAACTCACTTTTAACTATAACTTGGAGTGTCTTGGTAATGGGAAGACGGTGTGTAAATGTGGAGCACCCAACTGCAGCGGATTCCTTGGTGACAGACCAAAG AATCAGCCTTCATCTGAAGACAAGGTGCGGAAACTGAAGAAGAAGGTTGCAGGGAAGCGTAAGAGCCAGTTAGAGGTCGCCAAGGAGCGGGAGGATGAATGCTTCTACTGTGGTGATGGAGGGCAGATTGTGTCTTGTAAGAAGCTCGGCTGCCCCAAGGTCTATCATGCCGACTGTCTGAATCTGTCCAAGAGACCTGCAG GCCGCTGGGAGTGTCCGTGGCATCAGTGTAATGAGTGCGGAAGGGAGGCAGCATCCTACTGCGAGATGTGTCCCAACTCCTACTGCAAACAGCACCGCGAGGGAATGCTGTTCATATCCAAACTGGACGGCAAGCTGTCCTGCAGCGAACACGACCCATGCGGCCCCGATCCTCTGGAACCAGGTGAAATTCGAGAGTACGTGCCCGGTACTCCTATCCTACCCCCTCTGCCCAATATGTCAGTGTCAGGCAGGATACCCCCAACTGCCCTACCGCCTGCTGCCCCGCTCTTCATTCCCGCCCCCAACAGACATGCGTTCCAAGCCCAAAGACACCCGTATGCAGACGAGGTGGTGGACAACATAGTTTTTCCACCCTCCTCTCCTTCTAAGGACATCAAGGAGGAAGATATGAGTGATGAAGGTGAGGTGGTGGAAGGGGTGATCGGGGATGAAGGAGAAGAAGACCTTGAGGTTGTGGACGATGATGAAGAAATGGACTACAGAGGGATGGGATTCAATGATGAGGAGGAAGAAAAGGCGAGTCTTGACGAGGACTGGGGAGATGAATTTGTGGATGATGAATTTGAAGAAACTGAGGATTTGGGGGAAGTGGAGGAGGAAGACCGGGAATCATCATGGGATGAGTTTGTCGAAGGAGAAAAGTGA